In Listeria cossartiae subsp. cossartiae, the DNA window CGATTTCCCAGATTCCGTTATCGAATTCTTTATGGGGGAAATTGGTCAACCGTACGGCGGCTTCCCAGAAAAACTTCAAAAACTAGTACTCAAAGGACGCACACCACTTACAGATCGTCCAGGCGCTTTAATGGAGCCAGTTGATTTTGCTGAAGTTAAAGCAGAATTAAAAGAAAAAATGGGTTATGAACCGACAGAAAAAGATGTCATTTCCTACATTTTATATCCAAAAGTGTTCCTAGATTATCAAGAAATGATCAATAAATATGGTGATGTAACAGTCCTTGACACACCGACATTTTATAAAGGTATGCGCTTAGGTGAAACCATTGAAGTAGAACTTGAAAAAGGAAAAATTCTTTTAATCAAACTAAATTCAATCGGCGAACCAATTGCGGATGGCACACGCGTTATCTATTTTGAATTAAATGGACAACCTCGTGAAATTAACATCCAAGATATGAACGTTCAATCTACCGTTATTGCACGCCGTAAGATCGACACAACGAACCCTGAACACGTTGGAGCAACAATGACAGGTTCAGTCATTCAAGTAGTCGTGAAAAAAGGCGACTCTGTGAAAAAAGGTGATCCACTATTAATCACAGAAGCAATGAAAATGGAAACAACGATTCAAGCGCCATTCGATGGTGAAGTCAGCAGCATTTACGTGTCTGATGGCGATACAATTGAATCAGGTGATCTATTAATTGAAGTAAACAGAATTTAAAAAAACATAACTAATTAACGGGTGGGAATATGACGCTAATTTAAAGTAGCAAACTTTAAAAATCGAAAGTTTAAACGTAGCAAAAAGACGTTTCTTTTCGAATTACTTAGCGCTATATTTACACCCGTTTTTTCTAAAAAAAGGAGAACTTACACATGAAATGGTTTAAAGGAATTGCCGTAGTTTTATTACTTGCTATCTTAACTGCTTGCGGGAATACTGAAACAAAGGCACCAGAAGAGAAAACAGAGAAAATCGAAGTAAAAGACGCAACTGGAGCAACAATCACATTAAAAGAAGCACCAACAAAAATCGTTTCATTAATGCCGAGTAATACAGAAATTTTATTTGCATTAGGTTTAGGTGATAAAGTAAAAGGCGTTACTGCTTACGATGATTATCCAAAAGAAGCACAAAAAGTAGAAAAAGTAACTTCTACAGGTGTTGATACAGAAAAAATCATCGCGATTAAACCAGACTTAGTTCTTGGTCACGAATCTATGCTTGCAACAGAAAAAGACGCATATCAATTATTAAAAGATGCAGGAATCAACGTATTTATCGTTCCTGATGCAACAGATTTAAAAGCAGCAGAAAAATCAATTGCAACAGTTGGTGAATTGACTGGAAAAGAAAAAGAAGCAAAAGAAGTAACAGACTCAATGGAAGAACAAAAAGCAGCCATTGAAAAGAAAGCAAAAGAACTAAAAACATCTCCAAAAGTTTGGATTGAAATTAGTCCTGATTTATACACAGCAGGTAAAGGAACATTTATGAACGAAATGTTAGAACTTGCTGGTGGTACGAATATCGTTACAGAAACAGGTTTTATTCCTTACAATGAAGAAAAAGTAGTAGAACTAAAACCAGATATTATTTTATCTGTATATCCTGACGCAAAAGCAACTATCCAAAAACGTGCGGCATGGAAAGATATCCCAGCTGTTAAAAACGATAAAATCTATGAAATGGATGCGAATAAATTAAGCCGTCCAGGACCAAGACTACTTGAAGGAGCAGCAGATATTCAAGCCGTTCTTGGAAACTAATTCCTCAAAAATTGTAGATGAAGCTTTACAAAAAATGACTTTTAAGGTAATTTAACATAGGGTGGATTTTTTACTAAACAGTATTAGTAAAGCAATTTACCAAATAAGCAGAGCTATTTACACTTAGAAGATCATGCATAAACAGCAAGAATACGGCAACTTAGACGACAAATAATACAAACAAGGTGTTCGTGGTTTTAAGTGGAGGAGTTGCCTATAAAAGAATAGTGAGCTGAATCTGGTTTTTAAAACCATATTATTTTTCGGGAAGAAGTGTTTTTGTGAAACAGGTTATGGAAGTTATTAAAGAGCAAATTAAAAATTTACCAATGATATTTCGCATTGCGCGCTATGAAGATAAGGCTACATATCAAAGCCATTATTTAGGACTAGCATGGCAGATTTTAAATCCATTAATTCAAATTGCTATTTACTACTTTGTATTTGGATTTGGGATGAATGCAAAATCTGGCTCGGATGCAAGTTATATTGAATGGATGCTAGCCGGAATTATTCCTTGGTTCTTTATTAGTGCGGTTATTTTACAAGGTGCGAATAGTATTTATAATAAAATAGGCATGGTTTCAAAAATGAATTTTCCAATGAGTATTTTACCTAACATCACGATTGTTTCTAATTTAACAAGCTACTTCACGATGATGGTAATTTTACTCGGTTTACTTGCGATTAATGGGACTCCGGTTACTATTTATTGGGGCCAATATTTGTATTATTTTGTAGCGATGATTGCGTTTTTGTTTAGTGTTACCTTGTTTAACGCAACAATCAGCGTGTTAGTAAGAGACTATTATATTATGTTGCAGTCTGTTATGCGCGTGCTTTTCTACGTAACAGGTATTGTTTGGAATTTGGAAACAATGTTGCCGCAGTGGCTAGTAGATTTACTCAAATTAAACCCAATTTACTATGTTGTTAATGGTTTTAGAGAAACTTTCTTAATGAATAGAGGCTTCTGGGAATCGCCATCATACACGATGTATTTCTGGTTAATCACACTGACATTACTGTTCGTTGGTGCGACACTACACATGAAATTCCGCGAACGTTTCGTGGATTATTTATAGGAGGTTAGACAGATGGGTAAAAATATCAAAGTATCATTTAAACATGTGTCGAAGGAATATGACCTCTATCAAAATAAATCCGATAAGATAAAAGGCTTGTTTATGCCGAAAAGTCAAAAAATGCAATCCTTTTGGGCTTTACGAGACGTATCTTTTGATATTCATGATGGTGAAACAGTAGGGCTTATTGGGATCAATGGTTCAGGTAAGTCAACGATATCGAGTATTATGTCAGGCGTTATTCCTCCCACACAAGGGGAAGTTATTATCAATGGAGAAACTTCTTTAATCGCCATTGCAGTAGGTCTAAAAGGGCCGCTTACAGGATATGAAAATATTCGCTTAAAATTACTTATGCATGGTATGAAAAGTTCTCAAATTAACAAACTGATGCCAAGTATTATCGAATTTGCTGATATTGGTGATTTTATTAATCAACCAATTAAAAACTATTCAAGCGGGATGCGTTCTCGTTTAGGTTTTGCGATTTCGGTACACACAAATCCAGACATTTTAGTCATCGATGAGGCATTATCTGTAGGTGACCAGACTTTTTATGAAAAATGTGTAGCTAAAATTAATGAATTTAAAGCTCGCGGGAAAACTATTGTCTTCGTCAGTCACTCGCTTGGGCAAGTAAAAAGCTTATGTGACCGAATTATTTGGATGCACCACGGTGAAATAAGAGAAATGGGCACAGCACAAGAAGTTGCTCAAAAATACGACGAGTTCGTCAAATGGTTTAATAAACAACCAAATGATTACAAGAAAAAATATCAAAAAGAACATAAAGAATATCAAAAAGCACCACAGAAAAAGGTTTATCCAAACCCAAATGCCAATAAATACCGGCTAACCATGTTTGATAAAATATTTTTAACGATACTAATTGCATTGACTGTGCTATTTGGGACGTTAGTAGCGACAGGGAAATCCTTTAAAGGTCTAATTAGTGAAGGATCCACGAACCAAATCGAACAAGTAGCTCATGTGGCTCATAAAGATTTAAAACTGAAGTAATAAAAAACTTTCAAAGGCTAGCTAGTCTTTGAAAGTTTTTTTATGCAGAATTTGAAGAAGTAAAGCATTTTTGCGTAAAATGATGTAGAAAATTTGTCTAAATAATTAACAAATGCCTGATTAAAATCTTTTTCCTTGGTTTTGTAATGAATCTGTAACTTACGATGGCATAAAGTTTGGTAAAATATAGGACAGTAAAACAATTTAAGGAGTGGTTGGAGAATAATGATAAATAAAAAGTGGATGAAAATTGTAATGATTCCAATGTTAGTTGTCCCAATGTACGGTTTGACAACGGCTGGCGGACAATTACAAGATTCATTAACTGGGAAAAATTCCTTCGTAAAAGACGCTGAAGCTGCTACAACAGCATCACAACAAGCGTTCATCGACAAAATAGCCCCTGCTGCACAGGCATCTCAAGAACAATATCATCTTTTGTCTAGTATAACTTTAGCTCAAGCAATTTTAGAATCTGGTTGGGGGAAAAGTGGACTTGCTACAAAAGGTTATAATTTATTTGGTATCAAAGGGAAATACAACGGCCAATCTGTTATCATGACAACTTCTGAATATGTCAACGGTGAGTGGATTAGAATTGACGCTGAGTTCCGTAAGTATCCTAGTTGGAATGAATCGGTAACTGACCATACACTTTTATTAGTGAATGGAACTTCTTGGAACAAAAACTTATATAAAAAAGTAGTCGATGCAACGGACTATAAAGTAGCTGCCATGGAACTTCAAAAAGCAGGATATGCAACTTCTCCAACATATGGTGCTAGTTTAATCCAAGTTATTGAAAACTATGATCTAGCCAAATATGATGTTTTATACGATAAAATTCTTACTCAAAAATCCACTTCTGGAAAAGCGACTGTTACAAGTCCAACAGGAAATGGCGTTTGGACGTTACCGTATAAAGTGAAAGGTGTGCAATCTGTAAGCCCAGCTAGCACATACGCTGATAAGGATATCGATTTAGTGTCGGTTGCGACAACAAAAAGAGGTACGTACTATCAATTTAAATACAATGGTAGAGTAATTGGTTGGGTGGATGCAAAAGCACTAACTATTTACGATAGCGTTAATTACGATAATGTAAACGTTGGGCGTGCTAAAATCACATCGCCTGTAAGCAATGGTATTTGGTCTAAACCATACAATGTTTATGGAAGAGAATTTGTCACAAATGCGACAACGTATGCACAACAAGAAATTAAACTGTTACGTGAAGCACAAACAGCAAAAGGAACCTATTACCAATTTAGCATTAATAATAAAACTATTGGTTGGATTGATAAGAGAGCACTTACTATCTATCCATATGATTCAATCGTTTCAAGTAAAAATGTAAATCTTGATGGACAAATTACTGATCCAGTAGGAAATGGTATCTGGACAAAAGCATATAAATTGGAAGGTACCGCTTCTGTAGCACAAGCAACTAA includes these proteins:
- a CDS encoding ABC transporter substrate-binding protein, with the translated sequence MKWFKGIAVVLLLAILTACGNTETKAPEEKTEKIEVKDATGATITLKEAPTKIVSLMPSNTEILFALGLGDKVKGVTAYDDYPKEAQKVEKVTSTGVDTEKIIAIKPDLVLGHESMLATEKDAYQLLKDAGINVFIVPDATDLKAAEKSIATVGELTGKEKEAKEVTDSMEEQKAAIEKKAKELKTSPKVWIEISPDLYTAGKGTFMNEMLELAGGTNIVTETGFIPYNEEKVVELKPDIILSVYPDAKATIQKRAAWKDIPAVKNDKIYEMDANKLSRPGPRLLEGAADIQAVLGN
- a CDS encoding ABC transporter permease, with translation MKQVMEVIKEQIKNLPMIFRIARYEDKATYQSHYLGLAWQILNPLIQIAIYYFVFGFGMNAKSGSDASYIEWMLAGIIPWFFISAVILQGANSIYNKIGMVSKMNFPMSILPNITIVSNLTSYFTMMVILLGLLAINGTPVTIYWGQYLYYFVAMIAFLFSVTLFNATISVLVRDYYIMLQSVMRVLFYVTGIVWNLETMLPQWLVDLLKLNPIYYVVNGFRETFLMNRGFWESPSYTMYFWLITLTLLFVGATLHMKFRERFVDYL
- a CDS encoding ABC transporter ATP-binding protein, which produces MGKNIKVSFKHVSKEYDLYQNKSDKIKGLFMPKSQKMQSFWALRDVSFDIHDGETVGLIGINGSGKSTISSIMSGVIPPTQGEVIINGETSLIAIAVGLKGPLTGYENIRLKLLMHGMKSSQINKLMPSIIEFADIGDFINQPIKNYSSGMRSRLGFAISVHTNPDILVIDEALSVGDQTFYEKCVAKINEFKARGKTIVFVSHSLGQVKSLCDRIIWMHHGEIREMGTAQEVAQKYDEFVKWFNKQPNDYKKKYQKEHKEYQKAPQKKVYPNPNANKYRLTMFDKIFLTILIALTVLFGTLVATGKSFKGLISEGSTNQIEQVAHVAHKDLKLK
- a CDS encoding GW domain-containing glycosaminoglycan-binding protein, with product MINKKWMKIVMIPMLVVPMYGLTTAGGQLQDSLTGKNSFVKDAEAATTASQQAFIDKIAPAAQASQEQYHLLSSITLAQAILESGWGKSGLATKGYNLFGIKGKYNGQSVIMTTSEYVNGEWIRIDAEFRKYPSWNESVTDHTLLLVNGTSWNKNLYKKVVDATDYKVAAMELQKAGYATSPTYGASLIQVIENYDLAKYDVLYDKILTQKSTSGKATVTSPTGNGVWTLPYKVKGVQSVSPASTYADKDIDLVSVATTKRGTYYQFKYNGRVIGWVDAKALTIYDSVNYDNVNVGRAKITSPVSNGIWSKPYNVYGREFVTNATTYAQQEIKLLREAQTAKGTYYQFSINNKTIGWIDKRALTIYPYDSIVSSKNVNLDGQITDPVGNGIWTKAYKLEGTASVAQATKYANKDVKISQQVETQHGTYYNISIDGTAIGWLDQKAITLYDQAEYNKTVALDAAVRNVSGNAVWTEPYRTAGTKLIGPAETYLNKEVEIVREAKTPKGTYYQFKSGGKVIGWLDQKAFEVYDNVIYNKAVNLDAVVENVTGNAVWTTPYKSKGVKLVTSAATYEGETAKITREAQTSRGTYYEFSVDGKIIGWLDKKAFDVYDSIEYNKAINMTGLLSNAPGNGIWTEPYRVIGTKNIGQATTYANKTVQLVREAKTSRSTYYQVSLNGKVIGWIDKRAFTNVK